In Desulfovibrio legallii, one DNA window encodes the following:
- a CDS encoding Mrp/NBP35 family ATP-binding protein, producing MASCASCSQAGGCSSATTKGGDGNCNNPMALQDKAIAARLGHIRHKIFVMSGKGGVGKSSVTVNTAAALAHKGYKVGILDVDIHGPSVPNLLGLTSTVEMDETTHALLPAAYDENLAVISMDTLLKDKDQAVLWRGPKKTAAIRQFIADVQWGELDFLLIDSPPGTGDEHMTVLQCIPDALCVVVTTPQEISLADVRKAINFLQYANAAVLGVVENMSGLICPHCHKEIDLFKKGGGEELAKRYDLRFLGAIPLDPASVVAADRGVPVVSLEGESAAKTAFAHLADAIAAAADAR from the coding sequence ATGGCTTCGTGCGCATCCTGTTCCCAGGCGGGCGGCTGTTCCAGCGCCACGACCAAGGGGGGAGACGGCAACTGCAACAACCCCATGGCCCTTCAGGATAAGGCCATCGCCGCACGGCTCGGTCACATCCGCCACAAGATTTTTGTCATGAGCGGCAAGGGCGGCGTGGGCAAAAGTTCCGTCACCGTCAACACGGCGGCGGCCCTGGCTCACAAAGGGTACAAGGTCGGCATCCTGGATGTGGATATCCACGGCCCCAGCGTGCCCAACCTGCTGGGCCTCACGAGTACGGTGGAAATGGACGAAACCACCCACGCCCTGCTGCCCGCGGCCTATGATGAAAATCTGGCCGTCATTTCCATGGACACGCTGCTCAAGGATAAAGACCAGGCCGTGCTCTGGCGCGGGCCCAAAAAAACCGCCGCCATCCGGCAGTTTATCGCCGACGTGCAGTGGGGCGAGCTGGATTTTCTGCTTATCGATTCCCCCCCAGGCACCGGCGACGAGCACATGACCGTGCTCCAATGCATTCCTGACGCTCTCTGCGTGGTGGTCACCACCCCGCAGGAGATTTCCCTGGCCGACGTGCGTAAGGCCATCAATTTTCTCCAGTATGCCAATGCCGCGGTGCTGGGGGTGGTGGAGAACATGAGCGGCCTTATCTGCCCTCATTGTCATAAGGAAATCGACCTGTTCAAAAAAGGCGGCGGCGAGGAGCTGGCCAAACGCTATGACCTTCGTTTCCTGGGGGCCATCCCGCTGGATCCGGCTTCCGTAGTGGCCGCCGACAGGGGCGTGCCCGTGGTTTCTCTGGAAGGGGAAAGCGCCGCCAAAACCGCCTTTGCCCATCTGGCCGACGCCATTGCCGCGGCGGCGGACGCGCGTTAG
- a CDS encoding M23 family metallopeptidase — protein MRKRSMLSTILGIIVLAVLAAGGYVFFKDLDGPQVSVQPQTGRVSPASVLKITMKDPSGIRAVTVGVRKNNTLNTIFSKHFDAYLPERTVEVPLSNANLREGAFDLEIRATDGSLAGFGQGNTRTVQMAMRLDTQPPRIAVKTLPPNVRRGGAGVVRYTVDEDVTDSGVLVAGYFVPGYLQKDGSYICFFPYPYTMPAREYKNSVEITATDLAGNVTKSRLTVMAYERTFRSDSLELSDNFLMSVQGKLQHLAPQATNPLDCYLYINNQVRAANAQTLREIGKNTAAAMLWSGAFARLPRSAARAGFADHRFYNYQGKLVGESYHLGFDLASIRNAEVPAANSGRVVFTGELGIYGNLVVIDHGLGLMSLYSHLHDILVKVGDVVQKGQTIAHTGSTGLAFGDHLHFGMLVGGVEVTPLEWLDPKWIRDNITGRLEASMAQ, from the coding sequence ATGCGAAAAAGAAGTATGCTTTCGACAATACTGGGGATTATCGTCCTGGCCGTTCTTGCGGCGGGCGGGTATGTTTTTTTTAAGGATCTGGATGGTCCTCAGGTTTCCGTGCAGCCGCAGACGGGCCGGGTTTCGCCCGCCAGCGTGCTCAAAATCACCATGAAGGATCCTTCCGGCATCCGGGCCGTGACTGTGGGCGTGCGCAAAAACAACACCCTGAACACTATTTTCAGCAAGCACTTTGACGCATACCTGCCGGAACGCACGGTGGAGGTGCCCCTCAGCAACGCCAACCTGCGCGAAGGGGCTTTTGACCTGGAGATCCGCGCCACGGACGGCTCACTGGCCGGCTTTGGGCAGGGCAACACCCGCACGGTGCAGATGGCCATGCGCCTGGACACGCAGCCCCCGCGCATTGCTGTCAAAACCTTGCCCCCCAATGTGCGTCGGGGCGGCGCTGGCGTGGTGCGCTATACTGTGGACGAGGACGTGACCGACAGCGGCGTGCTGGTGGCCGGCTACTTTGTGCCCGGCTATCTGCAGAAGGACGGCAGCTACATCTGCTTCTTCCCCTATCCGTACACCATGCCTGCCCGCGAATATAAAAACAGCGTGGAAATCACCGCCACCGACCTCGCCGGCAACGTGACCAAAAGCCGCCTCACGGTCATGGCCTACGAACGCACCTTCAGAAGCGACAGCCTGGAGCTGAGCGACAATTTCCTCATGAGCGTGCAGGGCAAGCTGCAGCACCTGGCCCCGCAGGCCACCAATCCCCTGGATTGCTACCTTTACATCAACAATCAGGTGCGCGCGGCCAATGCCCAGACCCTGCGCGAAATCGGCAAAAATACCGCCGCAGCCATGCTCTGGAGCGGCGCTTTCGCCAGGCTGCCGCGCTCCGCCGCACGGGCGGGCTTTGCCGACCACCGGTTTTATAACTACCAGGGCAAGCTGGTGGGCGAATCCTATCACCTGGGCTTTGACCTGGCTTCCATCCGCAACGCCGAGGTGCCGGCGGCCAACAGCGGCCGCGTGGTCTTTACGGGGGAGCTCGGCATCTACGGCAACCTGGTGGTCATTGACCACGGGCTCGGGCTTATGTCGCTCTATTCCCACCTCCACGACATTCTGGTCAAAGTGGGCGACGTGGTGCAAAAGGGGCAGACCATTGCCCATACGGGCAGTACGGGCCTGGCCTTCGGCGATCACCTGCACTTCGGCATGCTGGTGGGCGGCGTGGAAGTGACCCCCCTGGAGTGGCTGGACCCCAAGTGGATCCGCGACAACATCACGGGCCGTCTGGAGGCTTCCATGGCGCAGTAG
- a CDS encoding acyl-CoA dehydratase activase, translating to MLPNSAALLGLDIGSTTVKLALLNADGHVLETRYNRHGTAVRATLAALLAELAARYPDARVTAAITGSGALDLGERLGLPFIQELLATARAVAHAAPDATVAVELGGEDAKLLYLGQDVELRMNESCAGGTGAFIDQMARLLNTDAGGLNALAERHSTLYPIASRCGVFAKTDIVPLLNGGVPREDIAASIFQAVVEQTIGGLACGRPIAGKVAFLGGPLHFLPELKKLFIASLNLGPKAVVSLPYAQCAAAVGAALCVCGGSASVDLSRLAERAAALVGEPLPVTARALPQLFAHEQAYAAFRNRQPAAASPQEGLLAAAQGPLYLGLDLGSTTVKALLMDAAQTPLDWCYASNGGNPLQTLLPALAAMLDKIPQGAWLAGAGATGYGAHLAESALGVDCVLVETLAHFKAAVRLVPQVSYVIDIGGQDMKCLKVENGVISDVNLNEACSAGCGAFLESFARGLGLGMEEFVRLALFAEHPADLGSRCTVFMNSKVTQAQKEGMQVSDIAAGLCYSVVRNALDKVLRIKNVAELGEHVVVQGGAFLNDALLCAMERTLGHPVYRPTFSGLMGAFGAALAAQEQLADARARSPLSGALIRGLAMRTRSFRCRDCGNHCLLTETRFSHGSRHIAGNRCDRFSEARRGAVPPAPNLFAWKNQRLFRYEPLPEEAAPRGRLGIPRVLNMYTHYPFWFTLFTNLGYRVELSPPTNRALFAAGLASVPSQSVCYPAKLAHGHVLALLERGIKHIFFPCIPREEQEFPELCDTFSCPVACGYPQVVRENLPELASHGAVLHAPFVNLTHTAALVRNLAKEFDLPRVQVRAAVRLALQEQRRYRHELRAEARRIYEDVRRNHGALVVLAGRPYHVDPQVHHGLPEFIAGLGAAVISEDAIPHGGLDSPLLHSLRARNQWAYPARLYRAAAWVGQADHAGARVEMVQITSFGCGLDAITTDQVRELLRAGGKLYTLIKMDEGNALASARIRIRSLLAVTRARSKAAAERPALPLAPAVFTRRHAASHTILVPQMAPLHFPLMVEALEGDGHQVRLLPEVSARAVDLGQAYVNNDACYPAIVAIGQLLEALCDGRCDPARTALLFSQTCGPCRASNYPGMLRKALRECGFPQVPVLRLSASGADSQPGFRPGRALMGRMVLGMLGGDMLQRLSLFTATYERHKGDTEDRTQAWLQTLAPAVRQGDVDAFQKQMPRLLRDFEQIPLDLTPRPRVAVVGEILLTYHEDANKHIVSQIRQEGGEPLLPDLTNFMLYCLMDSIYDWRAQGGGALAALGSALAIRRVEKLRRGPRGLLAGSPLANKLMPVAHIDGLAHLGEQALSLGNAAGEGWLLPAEMLEFMHHGVNNVLCLQPFGCLPNHVVGRGSFKTVRRLHENANIMAIDYDPGSSEANQLNRIRLFMAMAKERQEAGAEQPAAAPAATPVAARHPSRTDRRLAARRTLSAAISLLPQLAGLLPG from the coding sequence GTGTTACCGAATTCTGCGGCTCTGCTGGGCCTGGATATCGGCTCCACTACCGTAAAACTGGCCTTGCTCAACGCCGACGGCCACGTTCTGGAAACCCGCTACAACCGCCACGGCACAGCGGTGCGGGCCACCCTTGCCGCTTTGCTCGCCGAGCTGGCGGCCCGTTATCCCGACGCGCGGGTTACTGCCGCCATTACGGGCTCTGGGGCGCTTGACCTGGGCGAACGTCTCGGGCTTCCCTTCATCCAGGAGCTGTTGGCCACGGCCCGCGCCGTAGCGCACGCCGCGCCGGACGCCACCGTGGCCGTGGAGCTGGGCGGCGAGGACGCCAAACTGCTCTACCTGGGGCAGGACGTGGAACTGCGCATGAACGAATCCTGCGCAGGCGGCACCGGGGCCTTCATTGATCAGATGGCCCGCCTGCTCAATACGGACGCCGGCGGCCTCAACGCCCTGGCCGAGCGCCACAGCACACTCTACCCCATTGCCTCCCGCTGCGGCGTTTTCGCCAAAACGGACATCGTGCCCCTGCTCAACGGCGGTGTGCCGCGCGAAGACATTGCGGCTTCCATCTTTCAGGCCGTGGTGGAGCAGACCATCGGCGGTCTGGCCTGCGGCCGTCCCATTGCGGGCAAAGTGGCTTTTCTGGGCGGGCCGCTCCATTTTCTGCCGGAACTCAAAAAACTTTTCATCGCCTCGCTGAATCTGGGGCCTAAGGCCGTGGTTTCCCTGCCCTACGCCCAGTGCGCTGCCGCCGTGGGCGCGGCCCTGTGCGTGTGCGGCGGCAGCGCGAGCGTAGATTTGTCCCGCCTGGCCGAACGGGCCGCCGCTCTGGTGGGCGAACCCTTGCCCGTCACGGCCCGGGCACTGCCGCAGTTGTTTGCGCACGAACAGGCCTACGCGGCCTTCCGCAACCGGCAGCCCGCGGCGGCCAGCCCGCAGGAAGGCCTGCTGGCCGCCGCCCAGGGGCCCCTCTACCTGGGACTGGACCTGGGCTCCACCACAGTCAAAGCCCTGCTCATGGACGCGGCCCAGACCCCGCTGGACTGGTGCTACGCCTCCAACGGGGGCAACCCGCTGCAAACGCTGCTGCCCGCCCTGGCCGCCATGCTGGACAAAATTCCGCAAGGCGCGTGGCTGGCCGGAGCCGGGGCCACGGGCTATGGAGCCCACCTGGCGGAATCCGCCCTGGGGGTGGACTGCGTGCTGGTGGAAACCCTGGCCCACTTCAAGGCCGCCGTGCGCCTGGTGCCCCAGGTGAGCTACGTTATCGACATCGGCGGGCAGGACATGAAATGCCTGAAGGTGGAAAACGGCGTCATCAGCGACGTGAACCTCAACGAAGCATGCTCCGCCGGCTGCGGGGCCTTTCTGGAAAGTTTCGCCCGCGGTCTGGGCCTTGGCATGGAGGAATTTGTCCGCCTGGCCCTTTTTGCCGAACACCCGGCAGACCTGGGCTCGCGTTGCACAGTCTTCATGAATTCCAAGGTAACCCAGGCGCAGAAGGAGGGCATGCAGGTTTCGGACATTGCGGCGGGGCTCTGCTATTCTGTGGTCCGCAACGCCCTGGACAAGGTGCTGCGCATCAAAAACGTGGCCGAGCTTGGCGAGCATGTGGTGGTGCAGGGCGGGGCTTTTCTCAATGACGCCCTGCTCTGCGCCATGGAGCGCACCCTGGGCCACCCCGTGTACCGCCCCACGTTTTCGGGCCTTATGGGGGCCTTTGGCGCGGCCCTGGCCGCCCAGGAGCAGCTGGCCGACGCCCGCGCGCGTTCGCCCCTGAGCGGCGCGCTCATCCGGGGCCTGGCCATGCGCACCCGCAGCTTCCGCTGTCGGGACTGCGGCAACCACTGCCTGCTGACAGAAACCCGCTTTTCTCACGGCAGCCGCCATATTGCGGGCAACCGTTGCGATCGGTTCAGCGAAGCCCGCCGTGGGGCAGTGCCGCCTGCGCCCAACCTTTTTGCCTGGAAAAACCAGCGTCTCTTCCGTTACGAGCCGCTGCCGGAAGAAGCCGCGCCGCGCGGGCGTCTGGGCATCCCGCGCGTGCTCAACATGTACACCCACTATCCCTTCTGGTTCACCCTCTTCACCAACCTGGGCTACCGGGTGGAGCTTTCCCCGCCCACCAACCGCGCGCTGTTTGCGGCGGGCCTGGCCTCAGTGCCCTCGCAGAGCGTCTGCTACCCGGCCAAACTGGCCCACGGGCATGTGCTGGCCCTGCTGGAGCGCGGCATCAAGCACATTTTCTTCCCCTGCATTCCACGCGAAGAGCAGGAGTTTCCCGAACTTTGCGACACGTTTTCCTGCCCTGTGGCCTGCGGCTACCCGCAGGTGGTGCGCGAAAACCTGCCGGAACTGGCCAGTCACGGGGCCGTGCTGCACGCCCCTTTCGTGAACCTGACCCACACGGCCGCTCTGGTGCGCAACCTGGCCAAAGAGTTTGACCTGCCCCGCGTGCAGGTGCGGGCCGCCGTGCGCCTGGCGCTGCAGGAACAGCGCCGCTACCGGCACGAACTGCGCGCCGAGGCCAGACGCATTTATGAGGACGTGCGCCGTAACCACGGCGCTCTGGTGGTGCTGGCCGGGCGGCCCTACCATGTGGACCCGCAGGTGCACCACGGTCTGCCCGAATTCATCGCCGGCCTGGGGGCGGCAGTCATCAGCGAGGACGCCATTCCCCACGGCGGTCTGGACAGCCCCTTGCTGCACAGCCTGCGCGCGCGCAACCAATGGGCCTACCCCGCCCGCCTCTACCGGGCGGCCGCCTGGGTTGGACAGGCCGACCACGCCGGCGCACGGGTGGAGATGGTGCAGATCACCTCCTTCGGCTGCGGCCTGGACGCCATTACCACCGATCAGGTGCGCGAACTGCTCCGTGCCGGCGGCAAGCTCTATACCCTCATCAAGATGGATGAAGGCAACGCCCTGGCCTCGGCCCGCATCCGCATCCGCTCGCTCCTGGCCGTGACCCGCGCCCGCTCCAAAGCCGCAGCGGAACGGCCCGCCCTGCCGTTGGCCCCGGCCGTGTTTACCCGGCGTCATGCCGCCAGCCACACCATTCTGGTGCCGCAGATGGCCCCCCTGCACTTTCCCCTTATGGTGGAAGCTCTGGAGGGGGATGGCCACCAGGTGCGCCTGCTGCCTGAAGTCAGCGCCCGGGCCGTGGATCTGGGCCAGGCCTATGTGAACAACGACGCCTGCTACCCCGCCATTGTGGCCATCGGTCAGCTGCTGGAGGCCCTTTGCGACGGGCGCTGCGACCCCGCGCGCACGGCCCTGCTCTTTTCCCAGACCTGCGGCCCCTGCCGGGCCAGCAACTATCCCGGCATGTTGCGCAAGGCCCTGCGGGAATGTGGCTTCCCCCAGGTGCCGGTATTGCGGCTCAGCGCCTCCGGCGCGGACAGCCAGCCGGGCTTCAGGCCTGGCCGCGCCCTCATGGGCCGCATGGTTCTGGGCATGCTGGGCGGCGACATGCTGCAGCGCCTTTCCCTGTTCACAGCCACATACGAGCGGCACAAAGGCGATACCGAAGACCGGACGCAGGCCTGGCTGCAAACTCTCGCCCCCGCAGTACGTCAAGGGGACGTGGACGCCTTCCAGAAACAGATGCCCCGCCTGCTGCGCGACTTTGAACAGATCCCCCTGGACCTGACGCCGCGCCCGCGGGTGGCCGTGGTGGGCGAGATCCTCCTCACCTACCATGAGGACGCCAATAAGCACATTGTTTCTCAGATCCGTCAGGAAGGGGGCGAACCGCTCCTGCCGGACCTGACCAACTTCATGCTCTATTGTCTCATGGATTCTATTTATGACTGGCGCGCCCAGGGCGGCGGCGCGCTGGCGGCCCTGGGCAGCGCCCTGGCCATCCGGCGGGTGGAAAAACTGCGCCGGGGGCCGCGCGGCCTTCTGGCGGGCTCTCCCCTGGCGAACAAACTTATGCCCGTGGCCCACATTGACGGTCTGGCCCACCTGGGCGAGCAGGCCCTTTCCCTGGGCAACGCCGCCGGCGAAGGCTGGCTGCTGCCCGCTGAAATGCTGGAATTTATGCACCACGGCGTCAACAACGTGCTCTGCCTCCAGCCCTTCGGCTGCCTGCCCAACCATGTGGTGGGCCGCGGCTCCTTCAAAACAGTGCGCCGCCTGCACGAGAACGCCAACATCATGGCCATTGACTATGACCCCGGCAGCAGCGAGGCCAACCAACTCAACCGCATCCGCCTGTTCATGGCCATGGCCAAAGAACGCCAGGAAGCGGGCGCAGAACAGCCAGCCGCGGCCCCTGCCGCAACGCCTGTCGCTGCGCGGCACCCCTCCCGGACGGACCGCCGTCTAGCCGCCCGCCGCACCCTCTCGGCCGCCATATCCCTCCTGCCGCAGCTGGCGGGCCTGTTGCCGGGTTAA
- a CDS encoding tetratricopeptide repeat protein — translation MTEKIDWYKEVLELEPNSKVFYPLARLLAEAGRADEAVAALERGLARHEEFLEARLFLVELLHQTGQDAACAAQLDTLGQVFAAHAGFWRAFAACATRDAAPDTAAVLQLLGLYFARGPVPLHQVLERGVAACWAEGAAEAPFVGQPREPEGVSSAVSPAAGSLAEGAAAPVAVPAEEAEAVADITAPVPPAADVERFDPDAAMADENALPDMDAEATPPPASFYQPAADAGGGPALPPLAGPVAAQGQGEEETFSLRTRSMAEVLAEQGDIKGALDIYHELAAAAVAPEESADLRQRIATLSARLGGGPAAPAVEESPAPTPGGKEKLITMLEALAERVEARAHG, via the coding sequence ATGACGGAAAAAATCGACTGGTACAAAGAAGTCCTGGAGCTGGAGCCCAACTCCAAGGTTTTTTACCCCTTGGCGCGACTTCTGGCCGAAGCCGGACGCGCAGACGAGGCCGTGGCCGCTCTGGAGCGGGGGCTCGCCCGGCATGAGGAGTTTCTTGAAGCCCGGCTGTTTCTGGTAGAGCTGCTGCACCAGACGGGGCAGGACGCCGCCTGCGCGGCGCAGCTGGATACCCTGGGGCAGGTCTTTGCCGCCCACGCGGGCTTCTGGCGGGCCTTTGCCGCCTGCGCGACGCGGGACGCCGCGCCGGATACAGCGGCGGTGCTGCAGCTTCTGGGGCTTTATTTTGCGCGCGGCCCTGTGCCGCTGCACCAGGTGCTGGAGCGCGGCGTTGCCGCGTGCTGGGCGGAAGGGGCTGCGGAAGCGCCTTTCGTGGGGCAGCCGCGCGAGCCGGAGGGGGTCTCTTCCGCGGTTTCGCCCGCCGCCGGTTCCCTTGCGGAGGGCGCTGCCGCGCCTGTGGCCGTCCCGGCCGAAGAGGCGGAAGCCGTGGCGGACATCACCGCGCCGGTGCCGCCTGCGGCGGACGTGGAGCGCTTTGATCCCGATGCGGCCATGGCTGACGAAAACGCCTTGCCCGATATGGACGCTGAGGCGACGCCCCCCCCCGCATCCTTTTATCAGCCCGCTGCGGATGCGGGGGGCGGCCCCGCACTTCCCCCGCTTGCCGGACCTGTGGCGGCGCAGGGCCAGGGGGAGGAAGAAACTTTTTCGCTGCGTACCCGCTCCATGGCCGAAGTGCTGGCCGAGCAGGGCGACATCAAAGGCGCGCTGGACATTTACCATGAACTGGCCGCCGCGGCTGTGGCCCCGGAAGAAAGCGCAGACCTGCGCCAGCGCATCGCCACCCTCAGCGCGCGCTTGGGCGGCGGCCCGGCCGCGCCCGCTGTCGAAGAGTCTCCGGCCCCGACCCCCGGCGGCAAAGAAAAACTTATCACCATGCTTGAAGCCCTGGCCGAACGGGTAGAGGCCAGGGCGCACGGCTGA
- the fbp gene encoding class 1 fructose-bisphosphatase: MADITVTEHLLLHQKRTPQATGQFTGLLYDLILSGKSISRRINKAGLLDILGGTGEVNVQGENVQKMDAIANRIMLYRMERCGALCAMSSEEEAELVRVSPEFPRGDYILVFDPLDGSTNIDVNINVGTIFSILRRPEGHTGEVTLEEVLQPGCRQVAAGYILYGPSTMLVLSTGQGVHGFTLDPGVGEFLLSHPNMRIPEQGHIYSVNEGNWKNWDEPTRDVLQWFHNCETPDGTSYSSRYVGALVADFHRTLIYGGIYLYPPDRKKPQGKLRLMCEANPLAFLAEQAGGKASDGAGRILEKQPDRLHARTPLFIGSAKDVEAVERIYARCAQA; the protein is encoded by the coding sequence ATGGCCGACATAACGGTTACCGAACATCTGCTGCTGCACCAGAAACGTACCCCGCAGGCCACCGGCCAGTTTACGGGGCTGCTCTATGACCTGATCCTTTCGGGCAAGAGCATTTCACGCCGCATCAATAAAGCCGGGCTGCTGGACATCCTGGGCGGGACAGGCGAAGTGAACGTGCAGGGTGAAAACGTGCAGAAAATGGACGCCATCGCCAACCGCATCATGCTCTACCGCATGGAACGCTGCGGCGCGCTCTGCGCCATGAGCTCCGAAGAAGAGGCCGAGCTGGTCCGCGTCAGCCCGGAATTTCCGCGCGGGGACTACATCCTGGTGTTTGACCCTCTGGACGGTTCCACCAATATCGACGTCAACATTAATGTGGGCACCATCTTTTCCATCCTGCGCCGGCCCGAGGGGCATACGGGTGAAGTAACGCTTGAAGAGGTGCTTCAGCCCGGCTGCCGACAGGTGGCGGCGGGGTATATTCTGTACGGCCCTTCCACCATGCTGGTGCTCAGCACGGGGCAGGGGGTGCACGGCTTTACCCTGGACCCGGGCGTGGGCGAATTTCTGCTCTCCCATCCCAACATGCGCATTCCGGAGCAGGGGCATATCTATTCCGTCAATGAGGGCAACTGGAAAAACTGGGACGAGCCTACCCGCGATGTGCTCCAGTGGTTCCACAACTGCGAAACCCCGGACGGCACCTCCTATTCCTCGCGCTATGTGGGCGCGCTGGTGGCGGATTTTCACCGCACACTCATCTACGGCGGCATCTACCTCTACCCGCCGGACCGCAAAAAGCCCCAGGGCAAGCTGCGGCTTATGTGCGAGGCCAACCCGCTGGCGTTTCTGGCCGAACAGGCCGGGGGCAAGGCCAGCGACGGCGCTGGCCGCATCCTGGAAAAACAGCCCGACCGTCTGCACGCCCGCACGCCGCTGTTCATCGGCTCCGCAAAGGACGTGGAGGCCGTGGAGCGCATCTACGCCCGC
- a CDS encoding protein-L-isoaspartate(D-aspartate) O-methyltransferase, which translates to MVREQLEARGITDPGVLAAMGAVPRHLFVQEALRAQAYEDTPLPIGYGQTISQPYIVALMSQMLEVRRGMRVLEIGTGSGYQAAVLAAMGCTVFTVERLRELYGSTTALLRQLGLRSIHMQRRDGTLGVPEAAPFDRIIVTAGGPEVPPPLVDQLDEGGILLIPVGSRPRTQRLLRLRKTQGRVSSEDLGPVIFVDLVGDHGWQDRRPPQY; encoded by the coding sequence ATGGTGCGGGAACAGCTGGAGGCCCGCGGCATCACGGACCCCGGCGTGCTGGCGGCCATGGGCGCCGTGCCGCGCCACCTTTTTGTGCAGGAAGCCTTGCGGGCTCAGGCCTACGAGGATACGCCCCTGCCCATCGGCTACGGCCAGACCATTTCACAGCCCTACATCGTCGCGCTCATGAGCCAGATGCTGGAGGTGCGGCGGGGCATGCGTGTGCTGGAAATCGGCACGGGTTCCGGGTACCAGGCGGCCGTGCTGGCGGCCATGGGCTGCACCGTGTTTACGGTGGAGCGGCTGCGCGAGCTCTATGGGAGTACGACGGCCCTCTTGCGGCAACTGGGGCTTCGCAGTATTCACATGCAGCGGCGGGACGGCACCCTGGGCGTGCCGGAGGCCGCGCCGTTTGATCGCATCATTGTCACGGCGGGCGGGCCGGAAGTGCCCCCGCCGCTGGTGGACCAGCTCGACGAGGGGGGCATTCTGCTCATCCCCGTGGGATCCCGCCCCCGCACGCAGCGCCTGCTGCGCCTGCGCAAAACGCAGGGCCGCGTGAGCAGCGAGGATCTGGGGCCGGTCATTTTTGTGGATCTGGTGGGCGACCACGGCTGGCAAGACCGGCGGCCACCGCAATATTGA
- the pgsA gene encoding CDP-diacylglycerol--glycerol-3-phosphate 3-phosphatidyltransferase: MLNLANKITLLRILMAPLVVILLYFEGPATCVLAALAFIFASLTDWADGYIARRSNTVTSMGKFLDPLADKVLICSILIMFVKLGWAPAWVVIIIVCRELVVTGLRAIAMDEGIVLAADYLGKAKTVLQILAVVPLTLHYPLWGYDLRPIGLVLLYAAMLLAVGSGVNYCCNFYRRARAGQASEPRP; this comes from the coding sequence ATGCTTAACCTCGCAAATAAAATCACACTGTTACGTATCCTCATGGCCCCTCTGGTGGTCATATTGCTTTATTTTGAAGGTCCGGCAACCTGCGTGCTGGCGGCATTGGCCTTTATTTTTGCCTCCCTTACCGATTGGGCCGACGGCTACATCGCCCGGCGCTCCAACACGGTCACCAGTATGGGCAAGTTTCTGGATCCACTGGCGGACAAAGTCCTCATCTGCTCCATACTTATTATGTTTGTTAAGCTGGGCTGGGCTCCTGCCTGGGTAGTCATCATCATCGTCTGCCGGGAGCTGGTGGTTACGGGGCTGCGGGCCATTGCCATGGACGAAGGCATCGTGCTGGCGGCGGATTATCTGGGCAAGGCCAAGACCGTGCTGCAGATTCTGGCCGTAGTGCCCCTCACGCTGCACTACCCCCTCTGGGGGTACGACCTGCGCCCCATCGGTCTGGTCCTCCTGTATGCGGCCATGCTGCTGGCCGTGGGCTCCGGCGTCAATTACTGCTGCAACTTTTACCGCCGGGCCCGTGCCGGCCAGGCCAGCGAACCGCGCCCATGA
- a CDS encoding FtsB family cell division protein produces MTFWRTVILVVLACINLVLFGRMVWGPTGLLEYRELKQQYADMERQVADLDARNMALSREIRLLQADSQYVEKVIRQRLHYVRDNEVLYLFDGADRPEQESKP; encoded by the coding sequence ATGACGTTCTGGCGCACCGTCATCCTTGTAGTTCTGGCCTGCATCAACCTTGTGCTCTTCGGGCGCATGGTCTGGGGGCCCACAGGGCTTCTGGAATACCGGGAGCTGAAACAGCAGTATGCGGACATGGAACGGCAGGTTGCCGATCTGGACGCCCGCAATATGGCCCTGAGCCGTGAGATCCGCCTGCTGCAGGCGGACAGCCAGTATGTGGAAAAGGTCATCCGCCAGCGCCTGCACTATGTGCGCGACAACGAAGTGCTCTATCTTTTTGACGGCGCGGACAGGCCGGAGCAGGAGTCCAAACCATGA